A genomic segment from Epinephelus fuscoguttatus linkage group LG17, E.fuscoguttatus.final_Chr_v1 encodes:
- the trhrb gene encoding thyrotropin-releasing hormone receptor b, translating into MENFTAAPELNHTLGVWTDYSIQYKVLSSLLLFLICALGIVGNVMVILVVLTTKHMRTPTNCYLVSLAVADLMVLTAAGLPTITDSIFGSWVFGRYGCLCITYFQYLGINASSCSITAFTIERYIAICHPIKAQFLCTLSRAKKIILFVWAFTSLYCVMWFYLSDIQEQVYDNITIITCGYRVPRKFYLPIYFFDFGVFFVLPLLLSAVLYGLIARILFLNPLPSDPKDKKKNGQNNHTNNKRTSCKNSRHSSSTATSRRQVTKMLAVVVILFAALWMPYRTLVVVNSFLDRAYLDSWFLLFCRICIYLNSAINPVIYNAMSQKFRAAFRKICGCGRKGSDKPAAYSVALTYSAVKDTSMVESTDHFTTELEELTVTDELLSDQKMMFPDPCVYGKVNFSEA; encoded by the exons ATGGAAAACTTTACAGCGGCTCCGGAGCTCAACCACACTTTGGGTGTTTGGACGGACTACAGTATCCAGTACAAAGTGCTAAGTagtttgctgcttttcctgatTTGCGCTTTAGGAATCGTTGGCAACGTGATGGTGATCCTGGTAGTGCTCACAACCAAACACATGAGGACTCCGACAAACTGCTATCTGGTAAGTTTGGCAGTAGCTGATTTGATGGTTCTGACAGCAGCTGGTTTACCCACAATTACCGACAGTATCTTTGGATCTTGGGTGTTTGGCCGCTATGGGTGCCTGTGCATCACCTACTTCCAGTACCTTGGGATCAACGCCTCGTCTTGCTCTATAACAGCGTTCACCATAGAGAGATACATCGCCATCTGTCATCCGATTAAAGCTCAGTTCCTGTGCACCCTCTCCAGGGCCAAAAAGATCATTTTGTTCGTTTGGGCTTTTACTTCTCTGTACTGTGTGATGTGGTTCTACCTGTCAGACATCCAGGAGCAGGTGTACGACAACATTACCATCATCACGTGCGGCTACAGAGTCCCCAGGAAGTTTTATTTACCCATTTACTTCTTTGATTTCGGCGTTTTCTTcgtgctgccgctgctgctctCCGCGGTCCTGTACGGACTCATCGCAAGGATCCTCTTCCTCAACCCGCTGCCCTCCGACCCTAAGGACAAGAAGAAGAacggacaaaacaaccacaccaACAATAAGAGGACGAGCTGCAAAAACTCCCGTCACTCCAGCTCCACCGCGACCTCCCGCAGGCAG GTGACTAAGATGCTGGCTGTGGTGGTGATCCTGTTTGCTGCGCTCTGGATGCCATACCGCACTCTGGTGGTGGTCAACTCCTTCCTGGACCGGGCCTACCTGGACAGCTGGTTTCTGCTTTTCTGCCGTATCTGCATCTACCTCAACAGTGCCATCAACCCAGTCATCTACAATGCCATGTCTCAGAAGTTTCGTGCCGCTTTCCGCAAGATCTGCGGCTGTGGGAGGAAAGGCTCGGATAAACCTGCTGCCTACAGCGTGGCCCTCACATACAGCGCAGTCAAGGATACGTCAATGGTGGAGAGCACCGATCACTTCACGACAGAGCTGGAGGAACTCACCGTCACAGACGAGCTGCTGTCTGATCAGAAAATGATGTTCCCAGACCCTTGTGTGTATGGAAAGGTGAACTTTAGCGAAGCCTGA